Within Pseudomonas paeninsulae, the genomic segment TGATGATGTGTCCGCCGCTATTGCGGTTGCGGTAGTCGATCAGCGCCGCCAGGGAGGTGGACTTGCCCGAACCGGTGCCGCCGACGAACAGCACCAGGCCGCGTTTCTCCATGACGGTGCCGAGCAACACTTCGGGCAGCTTCAAGTCTTCGAATTTGGGGATATCCAGCTTGATATTGCGCGCAACGATGGACACCTCGTTGCGCTGCTTGAAGATATTGATACGAAAGCGCCCCACGCCAGACAGGGAAATCGCCAGGTTCATCTCCAGTTCGCGCTCAAACTCTTCACGCTGGGCGACATCCATCACCGCTTCGGCGATGGCGGCCACCTCGCCGGCCTTCAAGGGTTCCTGACTGAGCGCCTTGAGCACGCCATTGAACTTGGCGCATGGCGGCGCGCCGGTAGACAGATAGAGGTCAGAACCGTCCTGGCTGGCCAGGACTTTCAACATTGCGTGGATATCCATGAGCAGCGTTTCCGTCGATTGGATTTAATACGTTAGGCCAGAATTCAGCCGTGCCCCCGGAGAATCGGCAAACCTGAACAGTGACGTCATTCTGATGGCGCAGCAAACACTGGCACAATACGCGCCCGGTAGAAATGAGGAACTCGTCATGGCAAAAGCAATGGCCCGCCATATTCTGGTGAAAACCGAAGCAGAAGCCGCGGCACTGAAGAAGCGCATCGCCGCCGGCGAGGCCTTCGATCTGCTCGCACGGCAGTACTCCACCTGCCCGTCCGGCAAGCGCGGCGGCGATCTCGGCGAAGTGCGCCCCGGACAGATGGTCCGAGCGATCGATCAGGTCATCTTCAAGAAACCCCTGCGTGAGGTGCATGGCCCGGTGAAGAGCCAGTTCGGCTATCACTTGGTACAGGTGTTCTACCGCGACTGAGAGCAGAGCGCTTGTGAAAAAACTCTCGCCTACTGCGGCAGCCTCCAAACGTCCGCTGCGGCGTGCTGCGGACGCCTTGAGGCAGCCTCGCGACGGCGCTCGATATTTTCACAACCGCAGATCACCCGGCAAAACCCTCCCATCTGTCCTCCCCGCTGCCTTGCCGGGCCATAAAGCTGTACAATCTTGCCCCTTTCGCGCTCCCGCGCTCGCTTCCTGGACAACGATTACGTGATCTCCACCGCCAATATCACCATGCAATTCGGGGCCAAACCCCTGTTCGAGAACGTTTCCGTCAAGTTTGGCGGCGGCAACCGTTACGGCCTGATTGGGGCGAACGGCAGCGGCAAGTCGACCTTCATGAAAATTCTCGGCAACGACCTGGAACCGAGCGGCGGTCAGGTGATGCTGGAGCCGAACGTGCGCCTGGGTAAGCTGCGCCAGGATCAGTTCGCCTACGAAGACTTCAGCGTGCTCGATACCGTGATCATGGGCCACGAGGAGTTGTGGAAGGTCAAAGCCGAGCGTGACCGCATCTACTCGCTGCCGGAAATGAGCGAAGACGACGGCATGGCCGTGGCCGAACTGGAAACCGAGTTCGCCGAGATGGACGGCTACACCGCCGAATCCCGCGCGGGCGAATTGCTGATGGGCCTGGGCATTCCGCTGGCTCAGCATTTCGGCCCGATGAGCGAAGTCGCTCCAGGCTGGAAACTGCGAGTACTGCTGGCCCAGGCGTTGTTCTCCGATCCGGAAGTGTTGCTGCTCGACGAGCCGACCAACCACCTGGACATCAACACCATCCGCTGGCTGGAAAACATCCTGACCCAGCGCAACAGCACCATGATCATCATTTCCCACGATCGCCACTTCCTCAACAGTGTGTGCACCCACATGGCGGACCTGGATTACTGCGAACTGCGCCTGTTCCCGGGTAACTACGACGAGTACATGACCGCCGCGACCCAGTCGCGCGAACAACTGCTGTCGGACAACGCCAAGAAAAAAGCCCAGATCAACGAGTTGCAGTCCTTCGTCAGCCGCTTCTCGGCCAACGCCTCGAAAGCCAAGCAGGCCACCTCGCGCGCCAAGCAGATCGACAAGATCCAGCTGGCCGAGGTCAAGCCGTCCAGCCGGATCAGCCCGTTCATTCGCTTCGAGCAGAACAAGAAGCTGCATCGCCAGGCCGTGATCGTCGATAGCATGGCCAAGGGCTTCGACGGCAAGCCGCTGTTCAAGAACTTCAGTTTCACCGTCGAAGCCGGCGAACGCGTAGCCATCATCGGCCCCAACGGCATCGGCAAGACTACCCTGCTGCGCACCCTGGTCGGCGAGCTGTACCCAGATGCCGGTACCGTCA encodes:
- a CDS encoding peptidylprolyl isomerase; amino-acid sequence: MAKAMARHILVKTEAEAAALKKRIAAGEAFDLLARQYSTCPSGKRGGDLGEVRPGQMVRAIDQVIFKKPLREVHGPVKSQFGYHLVQVFYRD
- a CDS encoding ABC-F family ATPase gives rise to the protein MISTANITMQFGAKPLFENVSVKFGGGNRYGLIGANGSGKSTFMKILGNDLEPSGGQVMLEPNVRLGKLRQDQFAYEDFSVLDTVIMGHEELWKVKAERDRIYSLPEMSEDDGMAVAELETEFAEMDGYTAESRAGELLMGLGIPLAQHFGPMSEVAPGWKLRVLLAQALFSDPEVLLLDEPTNHLDINTIRWLENILTQRNSTMIIISHDRHFLNSVCTHMADLDYCELRLFPGNYDEYMTAATQSREQLLSDNAKKKAQINELQSFVSRFSANASKAKQATSRAKQIDKIQLAEVKPSSRISPFIRFEQNKKLHRQAVIVDSMAKGFDGKPLFKNFSFTVEAGERVAIIGPNGIGKTTLLRTLVGELYPDAGTVKWTESAELGYYAQDHASDFEDESNLFDWMGRWTQGGEQLVRGTLGRMLFSNDEILKSVKVISGGEQGRMLFGKLILQKPNVLVMDEPTNHLDMESIEALNLALENYPGTLVFVSHDREFVGSLATRIIELSASGVIDFSGTYDDYLRSQGLIP